One genomic window of Solanum dulcamara chromosome 10, daSolDulc1.2, whole genome shotgun sequence includes the following:
- the LOC129870739 gene encoding kirola-like has protein sequence MGVKRKLTASVEVKCGRHLIHDLFHSITHYVPNISPNRVNRFEIHQGGIIKVGSIVSWKYYADGKMKIAKEVIEAVDLKKKSITWKVIEGDLLDLYNSFTIISSFEHEWTIWTLAYEKKTAATPDPLVFLGYFIELTKDIEGYFLKK, from the exons ATGGGTGTGAAACGCAAATTGACTGCTTCAGTAGAGGTGAAGTGTGGAAGACATTTAATTCATGATCTTTTTCACTCTATTACTCATTATGTACCCAACATTAGCCCTAATAGAGTCAATCGTTTTGAGATTCATCAAGGTGGAATCATAAAAGTTGGTTCGATAGTAAGTTGGAAATATTATGCCG ACGGAAAAATGAAGATTGCTAAGGAAGTTATTGAAGCTGTCGATCTTAAGAAGAAGTCAATTACTTGGAAAGTGATTGAAGGAGATCTGTTGGATTTGTACAATTCCTTCACTATTATCTCATCCTTTGAACATGAGTGGACTATATGGACGTTAGCATATGAGAAGAAAACTGCAGCCACCCCAGACCCTCTTGTTTTCTTGGGTTATTTCATTGAATTGACCAAAGATATAGAGGGTTACTTCctcaaaaaatag